From Streptobacillus felis:
CTATTTCCTTTATCTCCATTCCTTTAGTAAGTAAATGTATAATTAGAAGTAATATAAATCCTAAAACTAAAGTATGTACATGTACTTTACCTAAGTGATTAGATGCTTCATAGCTAAATGCTCTAGTAAACTCCCTAAAATATACTCCTCCTATAAATCCCATATTTAAGAAAGTAAGAAAAATATCATAAATATTAATTTTTTTAATTTAGTGTTTGTACCTTCAAAGTACTATCTAACCATAGACTATAGTTTTAGTCAT
This genomic window contains:
- a CDS encoding DUF2871 family protein, with product MKKINIYDIFLTFLNMGFIGGVYFREFTRAFSYEASNHLGKVHVHTLVLGFILLLIIHLLTKGMEIKEIENYIKIYGTGIKQTITNMVVQYMYKIWAQGEKTIIKHAKSGMAGIGLILLTIGFVTVMI